The Deltaproteobacteria bacterium genome contains a region encoding:
- a CDS encoding 4-hydroxy-tetrahydrodipicolinate reductase: MSTAVIIMGAKGRMGSTLAAMAMESEKFTLAGVVERAERAAGLELLGCPVANTLAELVPACPGAVVIDFTAPEVSLASARTVAATGNPLVIGTTGLSAAQIAELETLAAKTPIFWSPNMSIGVNALVRILPALERILGEAYDMEITEIHHHHKKDAPSGTAVKLAQVLAQSRGWNLDEVGNYGRQGIVGARPEKELGVHAVRGGDVVGDHTVYFFGPGERIEVTHRAHSRENFARGALRAATWLASQKPGRLYTMSQLMGE; this comes from the coding sequence ATGAGCACTGCCGTCATCATCATGGGGGCCAAGGGCCGCATGGGTTCGACTCTGGCCGCGATGGCCATGGAGTCCGAGAAATTCACCCTGGCCGGCGTGGTCGAGCGGGCCGAGCGCGCCGCCGGCCTGGAACTCTTGGGCTGCCCCGTGGCCAACACCCTGGCCGAGCTTGTTCCCGCCTGCCCGGGGGCGGTGGTCATCGACTTCACGGCTCCGGAAGTCAGCCTGGCCTCGGCCCGCACCGTGGCCGCGACCGGAAACCCCCTGGTCATCGGCACCACGGGGCTTTCCGCCGCGCAGATCGCCGAGCTGGAAACCCTGGCCGCGAAAACGCCCATTTTCTGGTCGCCGAACATGTCCATCGGCGTCAACGCCCTGGTCCGCATTCTGCCCGCCCTGGAGCGTATTCTGGGCGAGGCCTACGACATGGAAATCACCGAGATCCACCACCACCACAAAAAGGACGCGCCCAGCGGCACGGCCGTGAAGCTGGCCCAGGTTCTGGCCCAGTCGCGCGGCTGGAATCTGGACGAGGTCGGCAATTACGGACGCCAGGGCATCGTCGGGGCGCGGCCCGAAAAGGAACTGGGCGTGCATGCCGTGCGGGGCGGTGATGTTGTCGGCGACCACACCGTCTATTTCTTCGGTCCGGGCGAACGCATCGAGGTCACGCACCGCGCCCATTCCCGCGAGAATTTCGCCCGTGGGGCACTGCGCGCCGCGA